GGTGGGCGGGCGTGTAATacagacagccaatcagagtcgAATACCACCAAAGAGCCCTAATCTGATTGGTCACGGATCCTTACGTTAGAAAGCAGCCCATTATGCAGGTGACCAACTCCGTTTGATATGTAAAATAAATCAGCTTGAGCCCCCATAAAAGCTTATATTCATCAAGAAAAGAATATTTCTAGAAATTAGACAGAAGGCCTTAAGTTGTAGTGGAAAATTATTATGAAGTGCATTGCGTTATTGTGCTTGCTTTGTTTACCTCAGTACTGTCAGTGTCCTAATTTGTTATATGTAGAAAAAATACGTCCTTTACCACGATGTTGCATGTCCCTGCACGACCCATGATTTATTCATCCACGTTGCATATAAAGTAAGTACTAAGCTGGAGAGACAGTGCTGTCAATAGGCCTCTTTCAGTGATTAATTAACATGAAGAAAACTACTTGCTCGTTACCATAACACTAGGAAGTCGCTATGACTGGTCTTTCATATGAAGAACATTTGAGGGAAAACCTGTGTGCTGGCAAGTCTGCTGTCCCATTGGCTCTTTGTTGTAAACACGTagacaaataataaaaagtctTACTCGTTTTACTCCTCACCATAGAAGGTAAAGGGCCTTTGTCATCGTGGCGTTTAACAGACAGATTTAACATCTGACTAGCAGTTAGCAGCATGGGTTAAGCATTTAATATCAGTTGAACAAGGAAAATGATTTGGTACAAAAAtagtttattaaaaacaatttccTCTGGCTGAAATATTGAAGATTTTATGTCCAtgtcttttgtatttttaacaaATCATAGAAACATTTGTCAACTTCCAAACCATgaggagttaaaaaaaacaaacccaaaacgTTAAAGCAAAGGGCCTTTGTTGTTCCTTCCAAGTAAATTTGTTTCTCTCAGATAAACGAATCACAGATCATAAACAACAATTACCATTACATCTTTGAATCGTCAAGTGATACAAGCATATTTACAGCAGTGTGTCCCCAAGCAACACTCTTCATTGCATCACTTTAGTTTTGCCctctgtgcctctgtgaagtGGACCTGCAGAACCTGGGCTTCAAATGTTAAAAACTCAGATACAGTACGTCGTCAGTGGAAAAAGACACTTAGTTTGAAAGCTGAGTTTATCatggacacttttttttttttttttattaagttaCAGGGTTATGTTTTGCGTTTTCATGTGGCCAGAACCAATATAAGTCAGAGCTTGACCAACTTACGCGAGGGAAACTCATTTGTCTGATCCAAGAGATTGCCCTCTTCCTACCATACACGCAGCAAAAAGAAAACGCCACCGTAAACGTGAATCTGATCGAGTCTATCCATTGACTTGTTTACAAAATGCTCAAAAATCCAAGCCGGCACCTGAATTTTCATGCAGTACAATAGTTTTGAAATAAACCCGTGTTGGATATTCCTCTCTTGGATCTACTCAAATTtccatttgatttatttaacaaaaaaaaatacatatctagGCTAGATGACTATTTTCATGACACAGATGTTAGTTTTGAAAAACTGACTGTCGAAACATTCAACAAAATCCAAGATAATCAATTTTGCcaagaaaaatataatttttttttcagcagtttttcAACGGCTGTTGGTCATGTCTTTGTTAATGGATATACTCGTCTGTATGTTGGCTTACTACCatctctgtatatatatatctatcacTCAAACTTCAGTAACAAAGTCAACTTATTTAACACCAAATTCATTCCTGTCCTAAATATTCTTAGGGAGACATACCATGATACACGGAGACGTACCCTTTCTTTTGTGAACCTTTGTGCACACTTATGTGGAAATTTCTTATGCAAAATGCCTCTTGGCACATCACTCACAATGTCAATTAGACAAAAGAAAATTGATAATGCCACAGTAATAGCTTAAGTCCTTGGTTTTGAGCCCCtacaattgtttgtttgtccaaTATTTTTGTAAGCAGACAAAATgattatgcacacacacagaaaagatgTTCTTCTTTTCTTAACTTTTCTATAGTGTGACATCTGAATAAGTATAGTAtgattaaagaaataaagcCTTCTTGATTACCTAAATCATCTTAGAATGAGTGGATTGAGGAGTGTTGCTTATTCCACAAGGAACTGGGTTCAGTTCCTGTTGTCAGTAAAACATGACAACCAAGTAAGACTCAAACCTTGTGAGAATATGCTTGGtttctaattattattatctcgGTTTCTAATCAGTCCCATGTCCAGTCCTATGTAAGAGTCTTGGTAATACTggtatacattttcttttttttttttttacgtaaaACCCTGTATTGAGAGTGGATTTAGGATATTAGCCAGTATGTCACAGATCCATCATTTACTGCAGCTAGTGTCTGGTAGAATGAAGACTCCTTATTCCGCCTGAAATTAACTGTGGTTCAAAGGCTAAGAAGTGAGATCATAAGTGAAACGAAAGCTTGGCCATTGTGTGGGCAAAGTACCAGGCCTAATTCTTAGTCTAAGTTACCCCGACATCCAGAAGGATGCCTCGACTAAAtttgtactttaaaaaaaaacaaaaaacagaactaAAATAACATGCCCTTTTTAATTCAAACACCTGCAAGTAACTTGATTGGATTATAAGGCCACCATCGTCCTTTCAGAGCTGTGCCTTACTGGCTGTGATACTGCGATGAGGAGACGAcatgaaacacaaaatgagatgaaaacaactaagaaaaataaatggcGCCTATATTATTCAGTGTTTGACATGACATTTTGGCAAATTAAAatcaatgttttaaaatgaacacatttgCTTGGTTGAGGAGTGCCTGTTATCACATGGCCATGAAGTAAAAAATAACTTTGTGTAATGAagaaattcttttttccttaTATATGCAGGCAACATTGATTAAAAGCAAAAAACTAAGGCTCAAATAACCCTCAGATGAACAGAGCTTAGTCAACATGCAAACACTCTTTTCATTCTTGCAACTCAGTGAATAGACAGTCAATACTTAACTGAAACCATTTTCCCAAACAGATTTTCAAGTGGTGATGTGTTTTGAGGGACTGAAGTGAAAGCCAAATTTGAACATGAAGTTTGAAAACAACCATTTTCACATGTGTGGGAGATATTTGTTTTCAAGAAATGTGTTACTGCCCAGTAACTGTTAACTATCAgctgacaaactgtgactagaaACGTATTCATCTGCCAGGAATTGAGCCTGGTTAacaacctttttaaaaaatctttcaGTGGTTCGAAGCAGTTTCTGGTTGCAAGAGAAGTGAGCCAGTCTACGACGCTGCTTCCTCTTTCGTTTCTGTGGGCTCACTTTGAGCTGAAGGTAAGGGCTCAGAGGGCAGCATTGCCTCCTCTGCAGCAGTAGTTACCTCTGAGGGCGGTGCTAAAGGTTCAGATTCTGCCTTCTTTTGAGAAGTTTCCACAACTGGTTCTTTACTGCTTTCTGCGGTGGTCGCAGAAGTCGCACAAGGTTTCTCTGTGCTGTCAGAGTTCCGCAATTTGTCCATGTTTTCCAGCTCAGCCAGTCGATCATCTCTGTCCCACCGTGTGGTCCTCTCTCGCCGCTCTGACCGCCTTGGCCTGtccccttcttttccttcagctCCTCTTGCTCTTTCTCgactccctccttctccccttcctctttctcctccatcCCCCCGCCCTCGCTCCCTCTCGCCATCTTCACCCCTCCCTCGTTCCCTGTCGCTGTCCAGGCCACCTCGTCTTTCCCTCCAGTCCCGTCTATCTCGATCTCGATCGCGGTCCCGATCGCGGTCTCGGTCCCGATCACGATCAcgatctctgtctctctcccatcctcctcctcgttgTTCGCCTCCATCTTCATGCCAGCCTCCGACCCTGTCCCTTCCGTCCATTCTATCACCACTtccacctctccctccatcaccaAATTGGCGCCTCCCACCTCCAAAACCTCGGTCCCTCTCTCTATCCCTGTCTCGATCCCagtctctgtccctctctggCTCTCGGTCCCTGAATCCAGGCCGGTCCCCTCTGAAAGATCTGCCATCCATTTCTTCTGGCCCCTCCAGACCACGAGGAGGACCCCCCGGTCTGATAaaaggaggaggtagaggaccTTGAGGAGGGGGGCCATGTCCATGTGGAGGAAAAGGGGCCCTCATATTGTGGGGAGGGAGCATCCCAAAGCCTCCCTTGGGTGGGGGAGGGTCATGATGCATCATTTGAGGGTGTGGGCCTCTGGGCATCATCTGAGGGGGCATGGGAGGCATATTGGGGTGAGGGGGTCGTGGCCCGTGGGGTGGAGGGAAACGCTGCATGTGTGGTGGGGGAACCGGGGGACGCTGAAGTGGGATTAAACCAGGCCGTGCACCAAGGAGTCCACCAGAAGGGGGTTGGAGGTTTCCTGGAGGTACACCTACCTGGTTGCCTGTTGGGGAAATCAAATACGAAACGGAGCTTTAATTTTAATTCAACTTTCTAGAAGAACcaaaatattcaatttaaaacaaatcctATCATTTGAGAGACACTAACTAGCAAATGCCTGGTACcatataaatacaaattaatCATAATCAAACTAGTCATCGATTGCATTTCCGATGGAGTTGCTTTTAAAGCACTTTACtgtatttaaagggatagtttgtgttttttgaagtggggtcatataaagtacatatctatagtctgtctgttccctaccgtaattgccgatcagcgcagcctcagtttgagaagcacagagctgctccagcccagacgctcagctttgtactgcagtgaatggtGCCCAGATGCATAGCGAATGTCAAGTACCTAAAACAAGGCCTGCCTAAAAAATTGCGCTGATCTGtaattacggtagggaacagactgaatatagatatgtactttatatggccccacttaaaaaaaaaaccactatccctttaataagAAAATCGCAACCACTTTTAATGGCAAAAATCGACACAATGGATAgggcagaaagagaaagaccCGGTAAAAGGTCtgtagaaaaaaagacagactgaCCCATAGGCCCCATCTGGTTGTTGAACATGTTGTGACCCTCGATGACCTCATCATTTGTCCTGTTGCCCAGACCTGCTGGGTCCAGAGGCGGGTCGTCCACTCCACCTTTAGCAGGAGGTGGGGGACCTAACGGCATGGCACCTGGAGGAGGAAAACCTGGGAGAAGAGGGGTGAGAATTGAGTGTACTTTTGTGCCAGTTTGATTCAGTTAAAGCCAATTCTGTTGACAACTGGAAGGTCACTCGGGTGGTTTGTTAAGGTGTAACAGCAAAAATGACCAAGCATAGAACCTCGTCGTAGGCAGATAATTGATTTGAGGATCTATGAAAAGATGAGGGTATTCTCTCCAGTTTCTTATTCAAAAAGTTAGCAAAACATGAGAGCtctattttattgtatattctGACTTTTCATCATTACTCTTGACAgtcatttcttcatttcttctttgACAGCAGAGAACACAAACGACACTTGAGGAGCAGTATAGTGTCGCAGGAATTTGATTTCCAGATGAGGGTCCATGAAAAGCTGATGATGTTGGATGACACTCACTATAACTGCTGAATGAAGAAGTTACTAAACGTCTATGTTTCATCGCttgaactgaataaactgatATACAGACCTGAAATCGTCCTTAATTTGTGTGTACATTACTGATAAACATTGTTCATGAATGGACACAGAGTCAGAGCGAGAAACCGAATGAAAGCCAGAGAGAGGTGGTTTTGATGGCAGCTGTAGGAGGTGCTACCTGGAGGCATCTGCAGGGGATTGAAGCCAGGTCtgatgaaaggaggaggggggacgCCTGGGGGGAAGGAAGGCGGAGGCATGCCTATGGGACCAGGAAAAACAGGAGGCTGGAGAGAGCCCACACCAACCATGGGCTGCTGCATTTGAGGAACCTGAGAACATTTACAGGGATTTACTGGAGATCTCAAATTATAAGGTTATTTGTTATTCTTCCCAGGGACGCACTGGAGAAACACAAGTTAAGTAACTTCATCAAACAAAATCATCAAAGTCACCAGGTGACACACCAGCATGTCATATTATTAAATGAAATGGTACCTCAACATGAATTTACCTGCAATAGATGAACTTTGTGCTGTTGCTTACCTGTGCAagtggagcagctgcagcagccacagctggTAATGCCTGTGTATCCTCAGGCTGCTGTGGCTCTGAACGGCCGTTGTGGGTGAGCTCCTCCGGGAGGTCAAGAATCTTCCTCACTCCACTCCATTCTGGAAAAGATGGACATGATTCAGACTGGTCAGCATACTATAATACAAGCAGCATTTTGttatgtgtttgtattatttcctAATGTGTCAGAGTCTTTACCTGGTGATAAGGTGTCTGCATCCAGTATTCCTCCTTCTTTTAGTTCCTCCACCTGAGCCTCTCTGATTTTAGACCAAGGTATGTAGGTGACACCCAGCTCCACATCCCAGTACTGTTTAAACTCAGCCTTTATGCCCTTATTCAAAGCCCAAGCAATCTGGCAAGAAATGTACAATACAACTcttgattaaattaaaacattctCAGTTTCTCTTTGGTATGATTTGAATTTTTTGTTTAGAAATGCTTTACTAAACAGCAATCTGAGATTCCACTCACCTTGATGGCTTTCTGGTTAACTTTGTGAGATCCTCTACTAAGTTTCTGTAGAGCCCTGAAGGCATCTTGCCTGTGTATCATGACAATGTAGGCACAGCCACGTGGTGGGATCATCTTAACATGAGAGGAGGACAAACAGAGGTAAGTAATTTAGTCAAGTGATGATTGCGTTAAGGCCAGGGTTGGAATTTCGTCATTATAGGGTCAtggccatttggccttcacttttctttttttttttttaggaacaccaaggccacatgacagggcacaaaggccattgaGTAAAATTCGATGgttttacctttcagattgataccataacatcctaatttataataagacatgggttatgtattaaaacatttttcaataccaatatcaagttaatgttacattagaaaacgttttttttttaagtagggttagggttaggtgattttggtgacaccacaatgaatattagtgttactgaatatagaaattcccccaaattatggcaaagcacatttttttccaaacaaagaGTTGTataataaccagcaggagaccgttggggtgtggagtgattttggtgacattaCATTGAATaacagtgaagttattgaatatgttttgtagtatctcttttcggtgatgcactttgtagacggtccctgtgCCCttgtctcacagacggctgaccagaGACCAGTGTTATTTGTCGAGCCCGGAGGACCgcttgttttgatgaaaatacggctGTAGCTTGTTGTCCACCTTACTACAGTAGGAAAGAGTCGTTGTTCGTTTTATATCGTTtcgcttatgagttattgatccaaATCTGTGGtcatatttccaactttactgAACTAAACCCTatcacataagtcagttacatATCATATCAAAACTGGCTTGTGCTTTAAGTGTCGTTCTTCCGTTTTGAGATGCTGCAGCTGTTTgagagactccacctgcgcgaactgttaaagtgaaactctcgccaaaaagcaaccgaggctttatttgggattgaatatgagtcaaaccttcgtgtgaaagcataattacgaagaaagaggcacttttaagatttaccgtagtttcggttttgggcacgttaattttgaacaggagtgCATGGgtcaagacatgctagcatcaaaatcgctatttttagaacactaagaaggcttgacacaacatgaaactttgcttgtagcatcactaaggtctctactcatgaacacgagcattgagaacgtgagtagttcaaaaaccttcttttttaGAGACCTTAGTGatgctacaagcaaagtttcatgttgtgtcgagccttcttagtgttctaaaaatagcgattttgatgctagcatgtcttgccccatgcactcccgttcaaaattgaAGTGCctaaaaccgaaactacggtaaatcttaaaagtgcctctttcgtcgtaattatgctttcacacgaaggtttgactcatattcaatcccaaataaagccttggttgctttttggcgagagtttcgctttaactaACTGAAGTTACTGTGGGAGACTACTGTGCACttgggtggctgtaattcaaggcaagcccaGTATGCTGCGCGGTCGCTTTCTAGATGGAACTTGGACagggccaggggcacaaaggccactgtggctgtataatgtttgttttttttcacggggcatcaaggccaaagtgtggggcGGCTGCGGCCATGGctgccgtgaaattcccactcTGGCTACGGCACAACATTTGGAAAAGCAGAGTTGGGTTTCGATGGTTGATCTTCTGTATGTAATCAATATTTAATTAACCTAAATATCAGATATTGACAAAAGGCAGAGGCTATAGATAAGATGTGGATCAATGTAACTAATCTTTTTGATTTCACTTACATTGATTGACTCTATCTGGCCAAACTCCTCCAGTAAACAGGCAACATCTTGCTGCTGTGTTCTCTTGTCCAGCTGACCCACCCAGAGAGTTGTACTGCAAActgaaaaggagaaagaaaaggtaTTGTGAACAAAAACTTAGAAATGCAAAAATATTCAATACTTAATATCAAAGGGAGGGAAACTATTGTCCGAAAACACAGTGCTGTCATCCAAGAACAACAACGCACACCTCCATCCAACATTTCAGGGTCATGTCTATCTGCTTGAATAAAAATGGACATAAATAGATTATGACTCACTGCTAAGTGTCTCGCTCTTGGGTGGCGGAAGGCCTTTCTGCCGTCGCTCTcgctctttctccctctccctgcgcTCCAGCGAGCGAGGGCGTGGGGAATGGTGACGCCGGTCTCTGGAACGCGAGCGGGATCGCCTGTGCCTTGATCGCCGTGTACGAGAATTAGACCGTGACCTCCTCCGCTTTGGagatctgaagaaaaaaaacttattATTGCAACTCCTGAAATGGTCATAATTAAACATGTAGTAGTTTATCAGCATAAAATGAAATGGATGTTAAAGAACAAATGTACAATGCTGAGACAATGTGACACATTGTATCCCATTTCAAATGTTTACCTCGAGCCTGAGTTTGATCGTTGACCATGTCTGCCATCCCTTATAGCTGAACGGTCCATATCCACTGACAAATCCTGATACGGAATAAACAATACATGATTATAATCTGATGCAAATTATTTTACAACTACTTCTTAATCTCCCACCTTAACTAAACATACACTTTCAAGCCATATTAAGCCGTTTTCCAAAGTTCTGGTtctagatttaaatttaaatttaaaagctgaaattaGCTTCTTAGTTTTTTAATATCCTGGGCACTATTTTTAAGTGTACCTGTTGCTGCTGGGTGGCAATGTGGGGAGGATGCACCCCTGGAAAGCCTGGAGGCCCAGCAGAACCAGGGAGGGGCTGTCCTGGTAAAACATGCCCCATAGGAGGCATCATTACTGGGAAGCTTTGTCCTGGTGGAAAACCATAGGCCTGG
This genomic window from Sparus aurata chromosome 13, fSpaAur1.1, whole genome shotgun sequence contains:
- the scaf4a gene encoding SR-related and CTD-associated factor 4; this translates as MDAVNAFNHELFSLMDSKPPISRAKMISITKSAIKAMKLYKHVVQIVEKFIKKCKPEYKVAGLYVVDSIVRQSRHQFGADKDVFGPRFTKNITGTFENLCHCPVEDRSKIVRVLNLWQKNGVFKIEVIQPLLDMAAGSSSAAALYTGADEPGSSPPPAKEPVTAVTTNSATTTTAAQLQNTDAFAAVAQLFQSSQGQQLQQMLQNFQQQPVKPDTNTQPPVHNIQTQGQNITTGLGMVAPQPPLPTQTAQQKTAFDKKLLDRFDYDDEPETGEEAKKDEISSHPSFMQQPPAFPQHMEHFKPQMINMLQDPSQQVPLPPNGQPQAYGFPPGQSFPVMMPPMGHVLPGQPLPGSAGPPGFPGVHPPHIATQQQQDLSVDMDRSAIRDGRHGQRSNSGSRSPKRRRSRSNSRTRRSRHRRSRSRSRDRRHHSPRPRSLERREREKERERRQKGLPPPKSETLSICSTTLWVGQLDKRTQQQDVACLLEEFGQIESINMIPPRGCAYIVMIHRQDAFRALQKLSRGSHKVNQKAIKIAWALNKGIKAEFKQYWDVELGVTYIPWSKIREAQVEELKEGGILDADTLSPEWSGVRKILDLPEELTHNGRSEPQQPEDTQALPAVAAAAAPLAQVPQMQQPMVGVGSLQPPVFPGPIGMPPPSFPPGVPPPPFIRPGFNPLQMPPGFPPPGAMPLGPPPPAKGGVDDPPLDPAGLGNRTNDEVIEGHNMFNNQMGPMGNQVGVPPGNLQPPSGGLLGARPGLIPLQRPPVPPPHMQRFPPPHGPRPPHPNMPPMPPQMMPRGPHPQMMHHDPPPPKGGFGMLPPHNMRAPFPPHGHGPPPQGPLPPPFIRPGGPPRGLEGPEEMDGRSFRGDRPGFRDREPERDRDWDRDRDRERDRGFGGGRRQFGDGGRGGSGDRMDGRDRVGGWHEDGGEQRGGGWERDRDRDRDRDRDRDRDRDRDRDRRDWRERRGGLDSDRERGRGEDGERERGRGDGGERGRGEGGSRERARGAEGKEGDRPRRSERRERTTRWDRDDRLAELENMDKLRNSDSTEKPCATSATTAESSKEPVVETSQKKAESEPLAPPSEVTTAAEEAMLPSEPLPSAQSEPTETKEEAAS